A genomic window from Deltaproteobacteria bacterium includes:
- a CDS encoding restriction endonuclease gives MSKTIEEILAPKPEARPRIYAYSIDDQAHAGLLKVGQTTRDVKQRVAEQLKTANIKNYTIVLDEPAERDDGTTFTDHEVRAALVRKGCANTELEWVRCKLADVKAVLIALRTGQQIAGTRDQNFPMRAEQRAAVEKTHAYFHSIWKEDMHAVPRFLWNAKMRFGKTFTAYQLARKLGAKRVLVVTFKPAVEDAWQTDLESHIDFDGWQYMSRHSESDPTKISAKKPLVYFGSFQDLLGRDDAGNIKAKNEWLHKVKWDLVVFDEYHFGAWRETAKELFEGEEEAVAKREAKLEYAAGLEGVNEDLTVLSEKETEFLPITTKAYLYLSGTPFKALATGEFIEEQIFNWTYTDEQRAKEEFAAKNPGKWNPYGALPQMRLLTYQMPDELVAIASAGEFDEFDLNAFFEASGIGGKAQFKHKSDVQKWLDIIRGGYAPKAAEYLKTGTRPPFPYSDVRLLPYLQHSFWFLPNVAACHAMAILLAEKQNVFWHDYDAIVAAGASAGIGLDALPPVRNAIGSGFDTKTITLSCGKLTTGVTVPQWSSILMLRNLKSPETYFQSAFRVQSPWSIKNPNGDDPKEEEILKPVCFVFDFAPTRALRQLSEYGIGLSPNEPNPENAVKDLVSFLPVLAYDGANMTQIDAGGILDIAMAGTSATLLARKWESALLVNVDNDTLRRILDNPEAMAAVERIEGWRSLGDNIIETIINKSQKIKDLKQKAKDDGLSAKEKKDLTAEEKEFKSKRKLVQEKLIKFATRIPAFMYLTDFRENTLQDVITKIEPDLLETVTGLTVKDFHLLVRLRVFNTEQMNQAVFAFRRYEDASLRYTGIESHEGLTHYGLYDTVVARE, from the coding sequence TTGCGCCGAAGCCGGAGGCTCGTCCGCGCATCTACGCCTACTCGATTGACGACCAAGCGCACGCGGGACTGCTCAAGGTGGGGCAGACCACGCGCGACGTGAAGCAGCGCGTCGCCGAGCAGCTCAAGACCGCCAATATCAAGAATTACACCATCGTGCTGGATGAGCCGGCCGAGCGCGACGACGGCACGACCTTCACCGACCATGAAGTGCGCGCCGCCCTCGTCCGGAAAGGTTGCGCGAACACCGAACTGGAATGGGTGCGCTGCAAGCTCGCGGACGTGAAGGCTGTGCTCATCGCGCTCCGCACCGGCCAGCAGATTGCCGGCACGCGCGACCAGAACTTTCCGATGCGCGCCGAGCAGCGCGCCGCGGTGGAGAAGACCCACGCCTATTTCCATTCCATCTGGAAGGAGGACATGCACGCCGTCCCGCGTTTCCTGTGGAACGCGAAGATGCGTTTCGGCAAGACTTTCACCGCCTATCAACTTGCCCGGAAACTTGGGGCGAAGCGCGTGCTCGTGGTCACCTTCAAGCCTGCCGTGGAAGATGCGTGGCAGACGGACCTCGAATCCCACATTGATTTCGACGGCTGGCAATACATGTCGCGCCATTCGGAAAGCGATCCGACGAAGATTTCTGCCAAGAAGCCGCTCGTCTATTTCGGTTCGTTCCAGGATTTGCTGGGCCGCGACGATGCCGGCAACATCAAGGCCAAGAACGAATGGCTGCACAAAGTGAAGTGGGACTTGGTCGTCTTCGACGAATATCACTTCGGCGCGTGGCGCGAGACGGCGAAGGAATTGTTTGAGGGCGAAGAGGAGGCGGTCGCCAAACGCGAGGCGAAGCTCGAATACGCCGCAGGCTTGGAAGGCGTGAACGAAGACCTCACGGTTTTGTCGGAGAAGGAGACCGAGTTCCTACCCATCACCACGAAGGCTTACCTGTATCTCTCCGGCACGCCGTTCAAGGCGCTGGCCACCGGCGAGTTCATCGAAGAACAGATTTTCAACTGGACCTACACCGACGAACAGCGCGCGAAGGAAGAGTTCGCCGCCAAAAATCCCGGCAAATGGAATCCCTACGGCGCGTTGCCACAGATGCGATTACTCACTTATCAGATGCCCGACGAGTTGGTGGCCATCGCCAGCGCCGGAGAGTTTGACGAGTTTGATCTCAACGCGTTTTTTGAGGCATCGGGCATCGGCGGTAAAGCGCAGTTCAAACACAAGAGCGACGTGCAGAAGTGGCTGGACATCATCCGCGGCGGGTATGCGCCCAAGGCGGCGGAGTATCTAAAGACCGGCACGCGCCCGCCGTTTCCGTATTCGGACGTTCGCCTGTTGCCGTACCTGCAACACTCGTTCTGGTTTCTGCCCAACGTCGCGGCCTGTCACGCAATGGCGATCCTGCTGGCCGAGAAGCAAAATGTTTTCTGGCACGACTACGACGCAATCGTCGCCGCGGGCGCGTCGGCGGGCATCGGGCTGGACGCGCTGCCGCCCGTGCGCAACGCCATCGGCAGCGGCTTCGACACCAAGACCATCACACTCTCGTGCGGCAAGCTCACAACCGGCGTCACCGTGCCGCAGTGGTCATCCATCTTGATGCTGCGAAATTTGAAGTCGCCAGAGACGTATTTTCAGTCGGCGTTCCGCGTGCAATCGCCGTGGTCCATCAAGAATCCCAACGGCGACGATCCGAAGGAGGAGGAAATCCTCAAGCCGGTTTGTTTCGTGTTCGACTTCGCGCCGACGCGGGCGTTACGGCAACTCTCTGAGTACGGAATTGGCCTGTCACCGAACGAGCCGAACCCAGAGAACGCCGTAAAAGACCTTGTGTCGTTCCTGCCCGTGCTGGCCTACGACGGCGCGAACATGACGCAGATCGACGCGGGCGGTATCCTCGACATCGCGATGGCCGGAACGTCGGCCACGTTGCTCGCGCGCAAATGGGAAAGCGCGCTGCTCGTGAACGTGGATAACGACACGCTGCGCCGCATTCTCGACAATCCCGAGGCCATGGCCGCCGTGGAACGCATCGAAGGCTGGCGTTCGCTCGGCGACAACATCATCGAAACCATCATCAACAAGAGCCAAAAGATCAAAGACCTAAAACAGAAGGCGAAGGATGACGGCTTGTCAGCAAAGGAGAAGAAAGATCTGACCGCTGAGGAGAAGGAGTTCAAGTCCAAACGCAAGTTGGTGCAGGAAAAACTCATCAAGTTCGCCACGCGCATCCCGGCGTTCATGTATCTGACTGATTTCCGGGAGAACACGCTGCAAGATGTGATCACCAAGATCGAGCCCGACTTGTTAGAGACGGTCACGGGTCTGACGGTAAAGGATTTCCACCTGCTCGTGCGGCTCAGGGTCTTCAACACCGAACAGATGAATCAGGCCGTATTCGCATTCCGGCGTTATGAGGATGCCTCGCTGCGCTACACGGGAATAGAGAGCCATGAGGGGCTAACCCACTACGGGCTGTACGACACCGTCGTGGCGAGGGAGTGA